Genomic window (Indicator indicator isolate 239-I01 chromosome 13, UM_Iind_1.1, whole genome shotgun sequence):
GCCGCGCTGCCTCCCGACTCAGAGGGGCCGTGGCCGCTGTGCCTGCGGCGGCCGGGCCGCCATGGAGGGGCGACCGTAGGGGCGCTGCCCCCGATCCTAAAACCCCTGCCCGGGccgccctgccctgccctggccgGCGATGGGAGCCGGGGCGGCTGCAGGCGGGACGCCGTCCCCCGCCGGGCGGACGCTGCCGGCGCCGAGGAGAAGCGAGAGCGGCGGGCTGAGGAGGGCAGGTGGGGGCGGCTCCGGTGCTGCTGGGAGCCGGGCTGGGGCGCGGCGGGGAGCGGGGCCGGGCGGGCGGAGGTGACTTCGGGAACCAGGCAGGCGGAGGGCAGGGGGCCAGGCGGGCTGAGTGGTGCGGGGAGAACCGCGGGGAGCGGAGCCGGGCGGTATGAGGTAACCCTGGAGGAACCGAGCGGGCTGAGTGAGACAGGAGGAGGCGGGCGGGTGGAGGGACGCGGCGGTGAACGGGGTGTGGGACGGCGCCGGCAGCCGCGGAGGGGCCGAGCCGGCAGTGCCTGAGGAGCGCGGCTGGCCCCGCTgccccttctctttcccccgCTGCCCCTTCGCTGGCCCCGCTGCCCCTTCGCTCGCCTCGCTGCCCCTTCGCTCGCCTCGCTGCCCCTTCGCTCGCCTCGCTGCCCCTTCGCTGGCCCCCCTGCCCCTTCTCTCGCCCCACTGCCCCTTCGCTCGCCCCGTTGCCCTTTCCCCTGCTCCGCTCCCCTTCCCCTGTCGGTCCGGCCCATGCCGCTGCCTCTCTCTCCGCCGTTCCGCCTGTCCTGCCCTGCCGTGTCCCCGTGGCGGCGCGAGGCAGCGCCCGCCGAGCTGTCCCCTGGCTCCGGGCTGAGTGCTGCAGGGGAACAGCCCCGCAGCCCAGGCTGGACCACCCAGCCGTACAGAGCTGCTTGGAGACCCGATGAGGAAAAGCTGGGCAGGTCTTACCTTCTAATTAGGgatttttttgctattttgttgtttggttttttggtttttttttttttttttttttttttcagatgtgttCCTTGCCCAGTAGAGACTTGGTTGGTTCACCTACGACCTCTGTGACTCTGGGGGGGGAAGGATCATGACCGAAGTcctcttttctgctgctttgaatGGAACTGAACCCaacctgctctccagcagcggCTGGTCTGTGGGAAACGCCACCACCAAGTGTTCCCTGACTAAAACCGGCTTCCAGTTCTATTACCTGCCTACTGTCTACATTTTGGTCTTCATCACTGGGTTTTTGGGCAACAGCGTGGCCATCTGGATGTTTGTCTTCCACATGAGGCCATGGAGCGGCATCTCGGTTTACATGTTCAACTTGGCGCTGGCTGACTTCCTGTATGTCTTGACTCTGCCTGCCCTCATCTTTTACTACTTCAATAAGACGGACTGGATCTTTGGAGACATCATGTGCAAGCTGCAGAGGTTCATCTTCCACGTGAACCTGTACGGCAGCATTCTGTTCCTCACTTGCATCAGCGTGCACAGGTACACGGGGGTGGTGCACCCCTTGAAGTCGCTGGGGAGGCTGAAGAAGAAGAACGCGGTCTACATCAGCACCCTGgtctgggtggtggtggtggctgtgaTTTCTCCCATCCTCTTCTACTCGGGGACAGGgataaggaaaaacaaaaccaccacctgCTACGACACCACCGCCGACGACTACCTGAGAAGTTACTTCGTCTACAGCATGTGCACCAC
Coding sequences:
- the P2RY1 gene encoding P2Y purinoceptor 1; the protein is MTEVLFSAALNGTEPNLLSSSGWSVGNATTKCSLTKTGFQFYYLPTVYILVFITGFLGNSVAIWMFVFHMRPWSGISVYMFNLALADFLYVLTLPALIFYYFNKTDWIFGDIMCKLQRFIFHVNLYGSILFLTCISVHRYTGVVHPLKSLGRLKKKNAVYISTLVWVVVVAVISPILFYSGTGIRKNKTTTCYDTTADDYLRSYFVYSMCTTVFMFCIPFILILGCYGLIVKALINKDLDNSPLRRKSIYLVIIVLTVFAVSYLPFHVMKTLNLRARVDFQTPQMCAFNDKVYATYQVTRGLASLNSCVDPILYFLAGDTFRRRLSRATRKSSRRSEHNVQSKSEEMTLNILSEYKQNGDTSL